GTGAGAAACCTGTGCTGATCTTGATGTCCAGCTCCTCGGTGAACTTGTTGTAAAGAGCAATAAAGCCGGCATCGGCCGTCGGTACCGCCTGCTGCACGATTGAAAAAACACTGCTCACCAGCTCATTGACGTTGGCGCATGACGCAATCGTCTTCCCTGTCTCATAGACCGCCACCTGCTCCCGTGCGCCCTCTCTGAGCCTTCTTGCCAGGATTGCCACGAACTCAAAGAGGACGATGGCGGCACTTTTCGTGTCCTCTCTGAGGAAGGTCTGAAAATTCGAGTTGGAGATCCTGAGGAGGTGAAGGTTTTTCCTTGCCATGACGGTGGCGGACCGGGGGAGGAGGTCAAAGAGCGTCATCTCCCCGAAGAGCTCGCCTTCAGCAACGATGCCCAGGGATTTATAATCCTTCTTCTCTTTATCTACAATTTTAAGGATGGCTGCCTCCCCTGATACAATGATGTACATGGCATCACCGGCATCACCTTCCTCAAAAACCACCTCACCTTTCTGGAACGTTACCTCGGACACAATCTCGCAGAGCTTCGTGATGACCTCGTCGCTGAGACGCTGAAAAAAGGTCACCTTCTTGAGGCTGCTGAATAACCCTTGTTCTGTATCCTCTGTCATGGCTCCCTCCGGATTGAAATTCTCCTTATTTTATATCCTTGCACGCCTCAGCCGGGACCTGTATCTTTTTTGCATGAGCCGCGGTCTTCAGTTTCAGGCGCAGGTCGTTGGGGTTGTTGCTGACGGCCAGGGCCTCGTTCTCGTCGATGAGCTTTTCCCTCCATAAAGCGAAGAGGCACTGGTTCATGCTCTGCATGTTGTAGTATGTCGATGATTCTTCAATGGCCTTGTCGATGGCGCCGATTCTGCCGGACTCGATGAGCTTCTTGATGGTGGGAGAGTTTATCATAATCTCCTGGGCGACTACTCTTCCCTGTCCGTCGATTCTCTTTATGAGCCGCTGGGATATGACGGCGAGAAGGCAGAGAGAGAGCTTCATCCTCAGCTGATGGTGCTCTTCCGGCGGGAAGGAGTTGATGACCCTGTCGATGCTCTGCTTCGCATCGTTCGTATGAAGCGTGGAAAGCACAAGGTGCCCTGTCTCGGCTGCAGTGATGGCGATCCTGATTGTCTCCTGATCTCTCATTTCGCCGACGAGAATGACATCGGGATCCTGCCGCAGGCCCCTTCGCAGCGCTTCTGCAAAGGAGAGAGTGTCTGAGCCCACTTCCCTCTGGTTGATGGTGCAGTTTTTGTCATGGTGGACAAATTCGATGGGATCCTCAATAGTGAGTATGTGCTTATAGTGGTTTTCGTTGATTTCATTTACCACCGCGGCAAGGGTAGTTGATTTTCCGCTCCCCGTGGGACCTGTCACAAGGATAAGCCCCTGTTCACTATCGGCAAACTCCTTGATAACCTTGGGCATTGTCAGGCAGTCAAGAGAGGGAATGACCGTGGGAATCGCCCTGAACACGGCGCCCGGCACACCGCGCTGGAAGAATATATTCCCCCTGAAACGGGCGACATTTTCGAGATCGCGGGAGAAATCGAGCTCCCGTTCCGTTTCCAGCCTGTGCCTTTGATTTTCTGTCAGGACGGCATAGAGCATCTCCTGCACCTCGCTTGTGGAGAGAGGGGGAATGTCTGAGGGAAGAAGATCTCCTTTATGGCGCA
This genomic interval from Candidatus Eremiobacterota bacterium contains the following:
- a CDS encoding cyclic nucleotide-binding domain-containing protein, which translates into the protein MTEDTEQGLFSSLKKVTFFQRLSDEVITKLCEIVSEVTFQKGEVVFEEGDAGDAMYIIVSGEAAILKIVDKEKKDYKSLGIVAEGELFGEMTLFDLLPRSATVMARKNLHLLRISNSNFQTFLREDTKSAAIVLFEFVAILARRLREGAREQVAVYETGKTIASCANVNELVSSVFSIVQQAVPTADAGFIALYNKFTEELDIKISTGFSPDEMGGGTLTLDEPLLKILMETRQFHEGNPSSQLLIREGKFSGTKSVIAYPIFSLDTFIGFLALFSRTKEQLFTLAQKNLLLGICSQIAPAIENAAYRREDDERIRLQRMRY
- a CDS encoding type IV pilus twitching motility protein PilT, with the translated sequence MTLDDALRSLVQVGGSDLHIKVGAPLMLRHKGDLLPSDIPPLSTSEVQEMLYAVLTENQRHRLETERELDFSRDLENVARFRGNIFFQRGVPGAVFRAIPTVIPSLDCLTMPKVIKEFADSEQGLILVTGPTGSGKSTTLAAVVNEINENHYKHILTIEDPIEFVHHDKNCTINQREVGSDTLSFAEALRRGLRQDPDVILVGEMRDQETIRIAITAAETGHLVLSTLHTNDAKQSIDRVINSFPPEEHHQLRMKLSLCLLAVISQRLIKRIDGQGRVVAQEIMINSPTIKKLIESGRIGAIDKAIEESSTYYNMQSMNQCLFALWREKLIDENEALAVSNNPNDLRLKLKTAAHAKKIQVPAEACKDIK